Proteins encoded together in one Terriglobales bacterium window:
- a CDS encoding ATP-binding cassette domain-containing protein: MALVEVRDLVKVFPLGESAFGGGAERHVRAVDGISLEIEAGETLGLVGESGSGKSTLGRLILRLIEPTSGSVRFDGVDVLAARGRELRRLRRDMQIVFQDPFASLDPRMTVEQAVSEPLVIHENPGRVRRRERAAELLRAVGLEESALARYPHEFSGGQRQRIAIARALALKPRFIVADEPVSSLDVSVGAQIVNLLARLQREFGLTLLFISHSLPVVRYLATHIAVMHAGRIVEAGPAERLTSAPEHPYTRSLLEATPEIRVSQP; the protein is encoded by the coding sequence GTGGCTCTCGTCGAAGTCCGTGACCTGGTGAAGGTCTTTCCCCTGGGCGAATCCGCATTCGGCGGAGGCGCCGAGCGGCACGTGCGCGCGGTGGACGGCATATCACTCGAGATCGAAGCCGGGGAGACGCTGGGCCTGGTGGGTGAATCCGGTTCCGGCAAGAGCACGCTGGGGCGGCTGATCTTGCGGCTCATCGAACCGACCTCCGGGAGCGTGCGCTTTGACGGTGTGGACGTGCTGGCGGCCCGCGGGCGCGAGCTGCGCCGCCTGCGCCGCGACATGCAGATCGTCTTTCAGGACCCGTTCGCCTCGCTCGACCCCCGCATGACGGTGGAGCAGGCCGTCAGCGAGCCACTGGTGATCCATGAGAACCCCGGCCGCGTGCGCCGCCGGGAGCGCGCCGCCGAACTGCTGCGCGCTGTGGGGCTGGAGGAATCGGCTCTGGCCCGCTATCCCCACGAGTTCTCCGGCGGCCAGCGCCAGAGGATCGCCATCGCCCGCGCGCTGGCGTTGAAGCCGCGTTTCATCGTTGCCGACGAGCCGGTGTCATCGCTGGACGTTAGCGTGGGCGCGCAGATCGTCAACCTGCTGGCCCGGCTGCAGCGCGAGTTCGGACTCACCCTGCTCTTCATCTCCCATTCGCTGCCCGTGGTGCGCTACCTGGCCACGCATATCGCCGTGATGCATGCCGGACGCATCGTCGAGGCCGGACCCGCCGAGCGCTTGACCTCCGCGCCGGAGCATCCCTACACCCGCTCGCTGCTCGAGGCGACGCCGGAGATCCGAGTCAGCCAGCCGTAG